A genome region from Proteus vulgaris includes the following:
- the nqrM gene encoding (Na+)-NQR maturation NqrM, giving the protein MLKIFLFAFILFLIAFFGMALGYIVKRKSLQGSCGGLGAMGIEKECDCPEPCDARKKRMAKDAAREELLNKNRIL; this is encoded by the coding sequence ATGTTAAAAATATTTCTATTTGCCTTCATCTTATTCTTGATTGCCTTCTTTGGTATGGCATTAGGCTATATTGTCAAACGTAAAAGCCTTCAAGGTAGCTGTGGCGGTTTAGGTGCTATGGGCATAGAAAAAGAGTGCGATTGTCCAGAACCTTGTGATGCACGCAAAAAACGTATGGCAAAAGATGCAGCAAGAGAAGAATTGCTTAATAAAAATAGAATTCTTTAA
- a CDS encoding TonB-dependent siderophore receptor yields the protein MSNKNCATRLFLALPLSLLSIQIHAAVNQNAPEKIIVTASPSQDPQAPVSGFVATKTLSTNKTSTEIEKTPQSISVITRDQMDAQDVSSVSQALRYTPGVFTEYRGSSNRNDEVFIRGYSYAPRFLDGLSYGMGASSSTGAIDPWLLERVEVVRGPASVLYGQVNPGGLVAMTSKRPTASPIRHIQVRAGNDKLAETAFDFSGALSDDNRVLYRLNGIAKTQHTQIKNYKEERFALAPAITFLPNEQTRLTLLSFIQQEPEAGYRNFLPAYGTVKSTPAGTIPFNFDVNNPDYHKSWRQQYGIGYEFEHEFSDSLKIVQNARYSHINQKYKYLVFGSLRKDNPYVLERRAQQEQRETDTLGIDTRLQADFTTAKLNHTLIAGIDYQWSKDQDNLLRAMGPEYDLDWRDPNYHYPIDMSLQKPATDQRQKRDQIGLYLQDQIQWKNWILLAGLRQDWAQVRTHDFLAKSDDQQDDHKLTGRAGLLYSFDNGISPYISYSTSFEPNLQTRRAPGSAPFEPSEGRQLEVGVKYLTPNEQTLATLSVYQLQQRNVTNYNAEKAYFEPVGEIRSRGIEAQINSQLTENISFISSYAYTHTEVRKTIIAGTQGKELPRVPKHMTSFWGQYNETSGLFNGAKAGVGVRYVGVSQGDTKNTVSVPAVTLYDAMIGYSLGELSPSLKGAEIQLNMNNIANKHYVASCAGDTACFYGIGRTMTATMNYRW from the coding sequence GTGTCTAATAAAAATTGCGCTACTCGCCTCTTTCTTGCTTTACCTCTAAGTTTACTTTCTATTCAGATTCATGCAGCAGTCAATCAAAATGCACCTGAAAAGATAATTGTCACAGCATCTCCATCACAAGATCCTCAAGCACCTGTTTCCGGTTTTGTAGCAACAAAAACATTATCAACAAATAAAACATCGACTGAAATTGAAAAAACACCGCAATCCATTAGCGTGATCACGCGCGATCAAATGGACGCCCAAGATGTCAGTTCTGTTTCTCAGGCGTTACGTTATACACCTGGAGTTTTCACAGAATATCGTGGAAGTTCTAATCGTAATGATGAAGTTTTTATTCGTGGGTACAGTTATGCGCCACGTTTTCTTGACGGTCTAAGCTATGGAATGGGAGCTTCATCATCAACGGGCGCAATTGATCCATGGTTATTAGAACGCGTTGAAGTTGTTAGAGGGCCTGCGTCAGTTCTTTATGGCCAAGTAAACCCTGGCGGTCTTGTTGCAATGACAAGTAAAAGACCAACGGCATCCCCTATTCGCCACATTCAAGTACGAGCTGGCAATGATAAATTAGCAGAAACCGCTTTTGATTTTTCAGGCGCATTAAGTGATGACAATCGTGTACTTTATCGTCTAAACGGCATTGCAAAAACACAACACACACAAATAAAAAACTATAAAGAAGAACGTTTTGCACTTGCTCCTGCGATTACTTTCTTACCTAATGAGCAAACTCGCTTAACACTATTAAGCTTTATTCAACAAGAGCCTGAAGCGGGATACCGTAACTTCTTACCCGCCTATGGTACAGTTAAAAGCACGCCTGCTGGTACTATTCCCTTTAATTTTGATGTCAACAATCCTGATTACCATAAATCATGGCGTCAACAATATGGTATAGGTTATGAATTTGAACACGAATTTAGTGATTCACTAAAAATTGTACAAAATGCTCGATATAGTCATATTAATCAAAAATATAAATACCTTGTATTTGGATCTCTAAGAAAAGATAACCCTTATGTCCTTGAACGCCGTGCGCAACAAGAGCAGAGAGAAACTGATACTTTAGGGATTGATACTCGTTTACAAGCAGACTTTACTACTGCAAAACTTAATCATACTTTGATTGCTGGTATTGATTATCAGTGGAGTAAAGATCAAGATAATTTACTCCGTGCAATGGGGCCTGAGTACGATCTTGATTGGCGTGATCCTAACTATCACTATCCAATTGATATGAGCTTACAAAAACCTGCGACTGATCAGCGACAAAAACGTGATCAAATTGGGTTGTATCTACAAGATCAGATCCAATGGAAAAATTGGATCTTGCTTGCAGGCTTACGCCAAGATTGGGCTCAAGTTCGAACCCATGATTTCTTAGCTAAAAGCGATGATCAACAAGATGATCATAAATTAACCGGTCGCGCAGGGCTTTTATATTCTTTTGATAATGGTATTTCTCCTTATATTAGTTATAGCACCTCGTTTGAACCTAATTTACAAACTCGCCGAGCCCCAGGAAGTGCCCCTTTTGAGCCTAGCGAAGGCCGTCAATTAGAAGTGGGCGTTAAATACCTCACACCAAATGAACAAACATTAGCAACACTCTCTGTTTATCAATTACAACAACGTAATGTCACCAACTATAATGCTGAAAAAGCATATTTTGAGCCAGTGGGTGAAATTAGAAGTCGTGGTATTGAAGCCCAAATTAATAGCCAATTAACTGAAAATATTTCCTTTATCAGCAGTTATGCTTATACCCATACAGAAGTAAGAAAAACCATTATTGCGGGAACACAAGGAAAAGAACTCCCTAGAGTTCCTAAGCATATGACATCATTTTGGGGTCAATATAATGAAACATCAGGGCTATTTAATGGGGCTAAAGCTGGTGTTGGTGTGAGATATGTGGGTGTATCTCAAGGCGATACCAAAAATACGGTCAGTGTACCCGCGGTTACTCTTTACGATGCGATGATTGGTTATTCATTAGGTGAGCTATCCCCCTCTTTGAAGGGAGCAGAAATTCAGCTTAATATGAATAATATTGCGAATAAACACTATGTGGCATCTTGTGCTGGTGATACGGCATGTTTTTATGGGATAGGCAGAACAATGACCGCAACAATGAATTATCGCTGGTAA
- the gpt gene encoding xanthine phosphoribosyltransferase, producing MSEKYVVTWDMLQIHARQLAQRLLPVEQWTGIIAVSRGGLVPAALLARELGIRHVDTVCISSYDHDHQRDLKILKKAEGDGEGFIVVDDLVDTGGTAKVIRDMYPKAHFVTIFAKPEGRPLVDDFVVDIPQNTWIEQPWDMGVAFIPPVCDQ from the coding sequence ATGAGCGAAAAATATGTTGTAACGTGGGATATGTTGCAAATACATGCCCGTCAATTGGCGCAACGTTTATTACCAGTCGAACAGTGGACCGGCATTATTGCTGTCAGCCGTGGGGGATTAGTCCCTGCTGCATTACTTGCTCGTGAATTAGGTATCCGTCATGTGGATACAGTCTGCATTTCTAGCTATGACCATGATCATCAGCGTGATCTCAAAATCTTAAAAAAAGCAGAAGGTGATGGTGAAGGCTTTATCGTTGTTGACGATTTAGTTGATACGGGGGGGACAGCTAAAGTTATCCGTGACATGTACCCAAAAGCGCATTTCGTCACTATCTTTGCAAAACCTGAAGGGCGTCCTTTAGTGGATGATTTTGTGGTTGATATTCCGCAAAATACATGGATTGAACAGCCTTGGGATATGGGTGTTGCCTTTATTCCGCCTGTTTGCGATCAATAA
- a CDS encoding glycerophosphodiester phosphodiesterase family protein, with translation MIKLFIAISLFFYSVILMASPKIIAHRGGTTDAPENTEIAIKTALSNQADAIWITIQLSKDKIPVLYRPSDLKSLTNGQGSISDFTAQQLKQWDAGYKFGEAQQFPYRNKGVTIPTLDEILAQFPTTQFYLDLKSPDADPAIQSEALTTVLRKHNALDRTRVYSTNTAFLDALPTNVQRFESRDITRDILANITMSHVCLLPENLDMTRWYGLELHRKVEVVEKYTLGEARSASVLSWDKDAMSCFRAGGNAHIILFGINTEKDYIQATELGADAVMVDSPAKMKAFRKE, from the coding sequence ATGATCAAATTATTCATCGCTATTTCTCTCTTTTTTTATTCTGTAATTCTTATGGCATCTCCTAAAATTATCGCACACCGTGGTGGCACAACTGATGCCCCTGAAAACACTGAAATTGCTATAAAAACAGCCCTCTCTAATCAAGCTGATGCAATTTGGATCACGATCCAATTATCAAAAGACAAAATCCCTGTTCTTTATCGCCCTAGCGATTTAAAAAGCTTAACAAATGGGCAAGGTAGTATTTCTGACTTTACTGCACAGCAACTGAAACAATGGGATGCGGGCTATAAATTTGGTGAAGCACAACAATTTCCTTATCGAAATAAAGGTGTCACCATTCCGACATTGGATGAAATTTTAGCGCAATTTCCCACAACACAATTTTATCTTGATTTAAAATCACCAGATGCGGATCCTGCAATCCAAAGTGAAGCATTAACCACCGTGCTTCGTAAGCATAATGCATTGGATAGAACTCGCGTCTATTCTACAAATACCGCATTTCTTGATGCCTTACCGACAAATGTACAACGTTTTGAAAGTCGTGATATTACTCGTGATATTTTAGCCAATATCACCATGAGCCATGTTTGCCTACTACCTGAAAATTTAGATATGACTCGTTGGTATGGACTTGAACTTCACCGCAAAGTAGAAGTTGTCGAGAAATACACACTAGGTGAAGCACGCTCAGCCTCTGTTTTAAGTTGGGATAAAGATGCTATGTCTTGTTTTCGTGCTGGTGGTAATGCTCATATTATCCTTTTTGGGATCAATACAGAGAAAGATTACATTCAAGCCACAGAATTAGGTGCTGATGCGGTTATGGTCGATTCGCCAGCAAAAATGAAAGCATTTAGAAAAGAATAA
- a CDS encoding FAD:protein FMN transferase — protein sequence MLKRKMVNWIVMLSALVLLSACGEKQQVLEGETMGTYYSIKYVPDSNSPPQNVLQTEIDRILEEVNDQMSTYRPHSELSRFNQSREINTPFPVSPATAKVVSEAIRINKITNGALDVTVGPLVNLWGFGPEGRFTHQPSEDELEKRKEWIGIDYLAVEGNTLIKKIPELYVDLSSIAKGYGVDAVAEYLISQNITNYMVDIGGEVRTQGVNGNDKLWRIAIEKPANDGTKQSVQLIIEPGDNSIATSGDYRNYFEENGVRFSHTIDPTTGHPIKHNLVSITVIVPTCMSADGLSTGLNVLGPEKGLAVANELNIPVFMIVKTENGFEERYSKAFAPFLKK from the coding sequence ATGTTAAAAAGAAAGATGGTAAATTGGATAGTGATGCTGTCTGCATTAGTTCTATTATCTGCATGCGGTGAAAAACAGCAGGTATTAGAAGGTGAAACCATGGGAACTTATTACTCGATAAAATATGTTCCAGACAGTAATTCACCTCCCCAAAACGTCTTACAAACAGAGATTGATCGTATTCTTGAAGAAGTGAACGATCAAATGTCAACATATCGTCCTCATTCTGAACTCAGTCGTTTTAATCAAAGCCGTGAAATTAATACCCCATTTCCTGTTTCACCCGCGACAGCCAAAGTCGTAAGTGAAGCTATTCGTATTAATAAAATAACCAATGGTGCTTTAGATGTGACCGTGGGGCCTTTAGTAAATTTATGGGGATTTGGTCCAGAAGGTCGATTTACGCACCAACCTTCTGAAGATGAATTAGAAAAACGTAAAGAGTGGATTGGAATTGATTACCTTGCGGTTGAAGGTAATACATTAATTAAAAAGATCCCTGAACTTTATGTCGATCTCTCTTCGATTGCTAAAGGCTATGGTGTTGATGCGGTGGCTGAATATTTAATTTCACAGAATATCACTAACTATATGGTTGATATTGGTGGTGAAGTAAGAACTCAAGGCGTGAATGGTAATGACAAGCTTTGGCGTATAGCGATTGAAAAACCGGCAAATGACGGCACAAAACAGAGTGTTCAGTTAATTATTGAGCCGGGTGACAACTCAATAGCCACTTCGGGTGATTATCGTAACTATTTTGAAGAAAATGGCGTCCGTTTTTCTCATACTATTGACCCAACCACAGGTCATCCTATTAAACATAATCTTGTTTCTATCACTGTGATTGTGCCAACTTGTATGAGTGCTGATGGTCTTTCAACAGGATTGAATGTTTTAGGGCCTGAAAAAGGGTTAGCTGTAGCAAACGAGCTAAATATTCCTGTCTTTATGATAGTGAAAACTGAAAATGGGTTTGAAGAGCGTTATAGTAAAGCATTCGCCCCATTCTTGAAAAAGTAG
- the dinB gene encoding DNA polymerase IV, giving the protein MRKIIHVDMDCFYAAIEMRDNPALKEIPIAVGGNASSRGVICTANYPARRFGVRSAMSTATALKLCPHLKVLSGRMALYKETSAKIRQIFSRYTHLIEPLSLDEAYLDVSNSKHCHGSATLIAQEIRQQIFDELDLTASAGIAPIKFLAKIASDINKPNGQFVITPEQVDDFILKLPLNKIPGVGKVTFARLQEMGLETCADIRRTDVISLVKVLGKFGQNLWERSHGIDEREINPDRLRKSVGVERTFASDINSWDDCLALLDGLYSELERRLTKVKPDLRIARQGVKLKFDDFQLTTQEHTHPILEKADLINIAYQAWHERRNGRGVRLIGFHVTLQDPQIERQLLLAL; this is encoded by the coding sequence ATGCGTAAAATTATTCATGTTGATATGGATTGTTTTTATGCTGCGATTGAAATGCGAGATAATCCAGCACTAAAAGAGATCCCTATTGCGGTTGGTGGTAATGCTTCTAGCCGAGGTGTGATCTGCACGGCGAATTATCCTGCTCGTCGTTTTGGTGTCCGTAGTGCGATGTCAACAGCAACCGCGTTGAAGTTATGCCCTCACTTAAAAGTTTTATCTGGCAGAATGGCGCTTTATAAAGAGACATCAGCAAAGATCCGCCAAATTTTTTCTCGTTATACTCACCTTATTGAACCGCTTTCACTCGATGAAGCTTATCTTGATGTATCTAACAGTAAGCATTGTCACGGATCTGCAACGTTGATAGCGCAAGAAATTCGTCAACAAATTTTTGATGAGTTAGATCTTACTGCATCTGCGGGCATAGCACCGATTAAATTTCTCGCAAAAATCGCCTCTGATATTAATAAACCCAACGGGCAATTTGTTATTACACCCGAGCAAGTCGATGATTTTATTTTAAAATTGCCGCTTAATAAAATACCCGGTGTAGGTAAGGTGACATTTGCTCGTTTGCAAGAAATGGGGTTAGAAACTTGTGCTGATATTCGCCGTACTGATGTCATTTCTTTAGTCAAAGTGCTTGGGAAATTCGGTCAAAATTTATGGGAACGCAGCCATGGTATCGATGAGCGTGAAATAAACCCTGATAGGCTGAGAAAATCAGTCGGAGTGGAACGTACTTTTGCCTCAGATATTAATTCTTGGGATGATTGCTTGGCATTACTTGATGGGTTATATAGCGAATTAGAAAGGCGTCTTACAAAAGTGAAACCCGATTTAAGGATAGCAAGACAAGGCGTTAAACTAAAATTTGATGATTTTCAATTAACGACCCAAGAGCATACTCATCCTATTTTGGAAAAAGCCGATTTAATCAATATTGCTTACCAAGCATGGCATGAGCGCCGAAATGGTCGAGGTGTACGATTAATCGGATTTCATGTCACCTTGCAAGATCCACAAATAGAACGACAGCTTCTTTTAGCACTATAA
- the crl gene encoding sigma factor-binding protein Crl — MTSSLNPTRGKLLKRFAQIGPYIREQQCQESQFFFDCLAVCVNKKVAPEKREFWGWWMELERNNEQLIYHYQIGLFDKNGDWLHQNISKNDVVESINETLIRFHEFLQLAVSELEMTLIPDEKMNNFPLPIQP, encoded by the coding sequence ATGACTTCATCTTTGAACCCTACCCGAGGTAAGTTATTAAAGCGTTTTGCTCAAATCGGTCCATATATCCGAGAGCAACAATGCCAAGAGAGCCAGTTCTTTTTTGACTGTTTAGCCGTTTGTGTCAATAAAAAAGTCGCGCCAGAAAAACGAGAGTTTTGGGGCTGGTGGATGGAATTAGAACGTAATAATGAGCAGCTCATTTATCATTATCAAATTGGGCTATTCGATAAAAATGGTGATTGGCTTCATCAGAACATAAGTAAGAATGATGTTGTTGAGTCAATCAATGAAACACTCATTCGTTTTCATGAATTTCTTCAATTAGCCGTGAGTGAATTAGAAATGACACTCATCCCAGATGAAAAAATGAACAATTTTCCTCTTCCTATTCAGCCCTAA
- the proB gene encoding glutamate 5-kinase, which produces MNSSQTLVVKLGTSVLTGGSRRLDQSHIVELVRQCAKQHEKGHRIIIVTSGAIAAGREYLNYPDLPATIASKQLLAAVGQSALIQVWKQLFAIYGIHIGQMLLTRADIEDRERFLNARDTLHALLDNHIIPVINENDAVATAEIKVGDNDNLSALAAILGGADKLLLLTDIEGLYTADPRSNPDAKLIPEVFDINDELRQMAGDSVSGLGTGGMATKLQAATVAGRAGIDVVIAAGVQPEVIAKVINGESVGTLFHGLKSPLEARKRWIFGAPIAGVIVVDEGAENAIKEKGSSLLPKGIKEIKGDFSRGCVIRIQSLQGKDLAHGVAHYNSDALRLIAGHHSQEISQILGYEYGSVAVHRDDMIVS; this is translated from the coding sequence ATGAATAGCAGCCAAACGCTGGTTGTTAAATTAGGGACAAGTGTACTTACTGGTGGTTCACGACGTCTGGATCAGTCTCATATTGTTGAGCTGGTTCGCCAATGTGCTAAACAACACGAAAAAGGTCATCGGATTATCATTGTCACTTCAGGTGCAATTGCTGCTGGACGTGAGTATTTGAATTACCCTGATCTGCCCGCAACGATTGCCTCAAAACAGTTGCTTGCCGCTGTGGGGCAAAGTGCTTTAATTCAAGTATGGAAACAGTTATTTGCTATCTATGGTATTCATATTGGTCAAATGCTATTAACGCGTGCTGATATAGAAGATAGAGAACGTTTCTTAAATGCACGTGATACATTACATGCGCTGTTAGATAACCATATTATCCCCGTTATCAATGAAAATGATGCTGTTGCTACGGCAGAAATAAAAGTGGGTGACAACGATAACTTATCAGCATTAGCGGCTATTTTAGGTGGTGCAGATAAACTGTTATTATTGACAGATATTGAAGGGCTTTATACGGCGGATCCTCGCAGTAATCCAGATGCTAAATTGATCCCAGAAGTTTTTGATATCAATGATGAGTTACGCCAAATGGCTGGTGATAGCGTATCAGGTTTAGGTACGGGCGGTATGGCAACAAAACTGCAAGCAGCAACCGTTGCTGGGCGTGCGGGGATTGATGTTGTTATCGCAGCTGGTGTGCAACCGGAAGTTATCGCGAAAGTTATTAATGGTGAATCTGTTGGCACATTATTTCATGGCCTAAAAAGCCCATTAGAAGCGCGTAAACGGTGGATCTTTGGTGCGCCAATTGCAGGTGTAATTGTGGTTGATGAAGGGGCTGAAAACGCCATTAAAGAAAAAGGTAGCTCCCTTTTACCAAAAGGTATTAAAGAAATTAAAGGCGATTTTTCTCGTGGATGTGTCATCCGAATCCAAAGTTTACAAGGTAAAGATCTCGCTCATGGTGTTGCACACTATAATAGTGATGCGCTGCGTCTAATTGCTGGACACCATTCACAAGAAATTAGTCAAATTTTAGGTTACGAGTATGGCAGTGTTGCCGTACATCGTGATGATATGATTGTTAGCTAA
- the pepD gene encoding beta-Ala-His dipeptidase, which produces MSELSTLSPQPLWDIFAKICSIPHPSHHEEALASHILSWASEKGLFAQRDAVGNILIRKPATKGMEDRKAVVLQAHLDMVPQKNNDTVHDFTKDPIQPYIDGEWIKAKGTTLGADNGVGMASALAVLADDTVKHGPLEVLLTMTEETGMDGAFGLQPGWLQADILINTDSEEEGEIYMGCAGGIDVKTTVNLSYDAIPADHVVKQLVLKGLNGGHSGGDIHLGLGNANKLLARFLAGHAEELSLKLIDFHGGTLRNAIPREANIVFAIPADKASQLDAVKAKFEALLKTELAIVEKNLKVELIDTTTDKKVFTADCQERLINLLNAMPNGVIRMSDDVEGVVETSLNVGVVSIVDDKVEILCLIRSLIDSGKTYVVSMLTALAKLAKADIETKGGYPGWKPDADSPVMHLVRDTYQQLFDKVPNIMVIHAGLECGLFKKPYPDMDMVSIGPTIRGAHSPDERVHIKSVGQYWQLLTAILKAIPAK; this is translated from the coding sequence GTGTCTGAACTATCTACTCTATCCCCACAACCACTATGGGATATTTTTGCAAAAATTTGTTCGATTCCACATCCATCACATCATGAAGAAGCCTTAGCTTCCCATATTCTTTCTTGGGCTAGTGAAAAAGGTCTTTTTGCACAGCGCGATGCAGTTGGCAATATTTTAATTCGTAAACCAGCAACTAAAGGCATGGAAGATCGTAAAGCCGTTGTTTTACAAGCACACTTAGATATGGTGCCACAAAAAAACAACGATACAGTTCACGACTTCACAAAAGATCCAATTCAACCTTACATCGACGGTGAATGGATCAAAGCGAAAGGCACAACATTAGGTGCTGACAATGGCGTAGGTATGGCATCTGCATTAGCGGTTTTAGCTGACGATACTGTTAAGCACGGTCCATTAGAAGTACTACTAACGATGACTGAAGAAACCGGCATGGACGGTGCGTTTGGTTTACAACCAGGTTGGTTACAAGCTGATATTCTTATCAACACAGACTCTGAAGAAGAAGGTGAAATCTACATGGGTTGTGCGGGTGGTATTGATGTTAAAACCACAGTAAACCTTTCTTACGATGCAATCCCAGCAGACCACGTTGTTAAACAACTCGTTCTAAAAGGATTAAATGGTGGTCACTCTGGTGGTGATATCCATTTAGGTTTAGGTAACGCAAATAAATTATTAGCGCGTTTCTTAGCGGGTCATGCAGAAGAATTGTCGCTAAAATTAATTGATTTCCACGGTGGTACACTGCGTAATGCGATCCCTCGTGAAGCAAACATTGTTTTTGCAATTCCAGCAGATAAAGCAAGCCAGCTAGATGCAGTAAAAGCGAAATTTGAAGCGCTGTTAAAAACAGAATTAGCTATTGTTGAAAAAAATCTGAAAGTTGAACTAATTGATACAACAACAGATAAAAAAGTTTTCACAGCAGATTGCCAAGAACGCTTAATCAACCTACTTAATGCGATGCCAAATGGCGTTATTCGTATGAGTGACGATGTTGAAGGCGTTGTTGAAACATCATTAAACGTAGGTGTTGTGAGCATTGTTGACGATAAAGTCGAGATCCTATGCTTAATTCGTTCTCTAATTGATAGCGGTAAAACCTATGTTGTTAGCATGCTGACAGCATTAGCCAAACTGGCTAAAGCCGATATCGAAACCAAAGGCGGTTACCCAGGTTGGAAACCCGATGCAGACTCCCCTGTTATGCATTTAGTTCGTGACACTTACCAACAACTGTTTGATAAAGTGCCAAACATCATGGTTATCCACGCAGGCCTTGAGTGTGGTCTATTCAAAAAACCTTACCCAGATATGGATATGGTTTCTATTGGACCAACAATCCGTGGTGCTCACTCACCAGACGAACGCGTTCACATTAAGAGTGTCGGTCAATACTGGCAATTATTAACTGCGATTTTAAAAGCAATCCCTGCTAAATAA
- the frsA gene encoding esterase FrsA → MANNTNLSETLFKPRAKHAETSTLIQYTHPKSNINTYTVLNGTSQQNWYRTIQRLLWIWRGISPIEIEEVLSRIAVQDAPRSDDKFIDTVVGYRKGGWSFEWSHQAMIWQQKALREESGDTAADCWLQAAHLYSIAAYPFINGDFLADQAVTLSMKAFENATKFSSFDVKKLTFKLEGKGTTTGFLHLPKDCRGPYPTVLFCGGLDGLQSDYVSFFRDYLSPKGIAMLTLDMPGIGYSVKQKLTEDTCQLQGEVLKQLSEVPWIDHTRVGVMGFRFGGNIAVRLAYIYPKLIKGVVALGPLIHAFFTQAELQKKIPVMYLDVLASRLGLWNIDENNLRLSLSSYSLKNQGLIGRRMPVPMMGVYWKGDDMSPKEDSQLIARSSMDGDILAINDKPLYEGLELALQKSADWIYDKLI, encoded by the coding sequence ATGGCAAACAATACGAATCTTTCTGAAACTTTATTTAAGCCACGAGCAAAACACGCTGAGACTTCAACGCTAATTCAGTATACCCATCCCAAATCGAATATTAATACCTATACTGTGCTTAATGGTACAAGCCAGCAAAATTGGTATAGGACTATTCAACGTTTACTTTGGATTTGGCGTGGAATTTCGCCTATTGAAATAGAAGAAGTGTTAAGTCGAATTGCGGTACAGGATGCTCCTCGTAGTGACGATAAATTTATTGATACCGTTGTAGGATATCGTAAAGGAGGTTGGTCATTTGAGTGGTCACATCAAGCGATGATCTGGCAACAAAAAGCATTACGTGAAGAGTCTGGTGATACCGCAGCTGATTGTTGGTTACAAGCAGCTCATCTTTATAGCATTGCCGCATATCCCTTTATTAATGGTGATTTCTTAGCAGATCAAGCCGTTACCTTGTCGATGAAAGCCTTTGAGAATGCGACAAAATTTTCCTCTTTTGACGTAAAAAAACTGACATTTAAATTAGAGGGGAAAGGAACGACAACGGGTTTTCTGCATTTACCAAAAGATTGTAGAGGTCCTTATCCTACCGTGTTATTTTGTGGTGGATTAGACGGCTTACAAAGTGATTACGTCAGCTTCTTCCGTGATTATCTTTCCCCAAAAGGTATTGCAATGTTAACACTGGATATGCCAGGAATTGGTTATTCAGTAAAACAAAAACTAACGGAAGATACATGCCAATTACAAGGTGAAGTGCTAAAACAACTTTCTGAAGTGCCTTGGATTGATCATACTCGCGTTGGTGTAATGGGCTTTCGCTTTGGTGGTAATATAGCTGTGCGTTTAGCTTATATCTACCCTAAATTGATTAAAGGTGTTGTTGCTTTAGGCCCATTGATCCACGCTTTCTTTACTCAAGCTGAATTGCAGAAAAAAATTCCTGTGATGTATCTTGATGTGTTAGCAAGTCGTTTAGGATTATGGAATATCGATGAGAATAATCTTCGATTGTCGTTGAGCAGTTACTCCCTGAAAAACCAAGGGTTGATTGGACGACGCATGCCTGTTCCGATGATGGGTGTCTATTGGAAAGGGGATGATATGAGCCCTAAAGAGGATTCGCAATTAATTGCTCGTTCTTCTATGGATGGTGACATTCTTGCTATTAATGACAAACCGCTTTATGAAGGTTTAGAGCTTGCGCTACAAAAAAGCGCAGATTGGATCTATGATAAATTAATATAA